In the genome of Brachypodium distachyon strain Bd21 chromosome 3, Brachypodium_distachyon_v3.0, whole genome shotgun sequence, the window tttttaagctcTTCGGTTACAGTCTCGCAGCGAACATACCACTGGGCTACTTGTTGAGGTGGTGACCATGAGATGGATGGAGGACAATAATAGATAGCAGTAGTCGCACTAGTATTAGATAGCACCAGCGAGAGCTAGGCAGCCAGATCCATTTGCCTAAACTCTCGCAGCGAACAAaccactagctagctacttgGTGAGTGAGGTTAGTCTGTAGCGAGATGGCAGAAATCGTGAGCGCGACCAGCGGGGTGATGAACCCGCTCCTGGGCAAGCTCACCGCGCTGCTCGGGGAGGAATACAAGAAGCTCACAGGCGTGAGGAAGCAGGCCTCGTTCCTCAAGGATGAGCTCAGCGCCATGAAAGCTCTCCTCGACAAGCTCGAGCTCATGGACGAACCTGATCCCTTGGCCAAGGACTGGAGGGACCATGTCAGGGAGATGTCCTATGACATGGAGAACTGCATCGATGACTTCATTCATGACCTTGGCGTTGGCGGTGCCGATGCCAAGGTGGGCTTCGTCCGGAAGACGGCGCAACGTCTCAGGAGGCTGGGGAGGCGTCATAAGATCGCTGACCGGATCGAGGAGCTCAAGGTTCTTGCACTCGAGGTGAACGAACGGCGACTGAGGTACAAGGTTGATGATTATATCAACTCTGCCTCCGGCGCCGTTCCTGTCGATCCCCGGATCTCGGCGATATACAAAGAGGCGGCGGGTCTTGTGGGTATTGATGGCCCAAGGGAAGAAATTGTCAACTGGTTGACTGCTAGTGTGAGAAAGCTTAACGTGGTGTCCATTGTCGGATTCGGGGGCCTAGGTAAAACCACACTTGCGAAGCAAGTGTACGATGAGATCCGAGGCAAGTTTGAATGCATGGCATTTGTCTCAGTTTCTCAAAGGCCTGACATGACAAGCCTTCTCAGTGGCCTACAGTTGAAGCTTAGGGTGGACGAGTCCCGTCGCGCTCACGAGGTGACAGACATTATCGACCGGCTTAGAGAACATCTCAAGAATAAAAggtactctctctgtttcaaATTATGAGTTGTTCTATAGCTTTGTCGTAAGTcattttctaaattttttttgactaaatgtatagaaaaatctaccaacatctacaatgCTAATTTAGTTTATTGAACCTGTCGTCCAGCATATTATAGAGTGGAATCATCCATGTATCTATTATTAGTTGATAACCTTAAAATGAGCTATTGTGACCAATCTTTTTGGCTTTTGTTTTCACTTTATTAGTTAGTCACAAGGTTGACACTAAACAATATCTCGATGGAACACGGACTACATCTATCCTTCCAAAACAAACCTATTTCTTTGACTAAGCCGTAGAAATGCTTCCTATATGTTGCCCTTGCGGAACCACTAGATCGACTTCATCTTGAGGCAAAATACTTTGCATGTATATAACCTGGCTTCATGGTATCAATAGGAGGCCTTACTTTCACATACTGCCGATTCTGATATATTAGTATACATATTTAACATTTGTGTAATTAGTTTTATATTGAAAGGTGTATTTATAATTAGGAAATCTCTGTGTAAGTGATAGAGCAAATAAAAGCCATTATATTTAAAGGTCCATCCAATTAAGATCAAGATGGCTCCCTTTTTGCTGGTCTTTCTGTgtatttctcttcttctcttttgtaaattgtgtgccatcATTTTTATCAAATATGATATGTATATTACTATAACAGTTTTGTTTCCTAACATATCTAAGCAATATTAATAATTCAACAGGTACCTTATTGTAGTTGACGACTTGTGGGATCAATCTGCATGGGATACTATTAGATGTGTCTTTCCAGAAGGTGATAATGGGGGAACAGTAATAGTTACCACGCGATTGGATGATGTGGCTTGTGCGGCATGCCATGATCATCATGGATACATTTATAGAATGAAGCCACTTGCCAAGGAAGACTCGAAGAGGTTATTCTTCAGTAGAGTATTCAGGTCTGAAGATGGCTGTCCACCTCAATTTCAAGAAGTTTCAACTCAGATTTTGAAGAAGTGTGGTGGATTGCCACTTGCAATTATCACCATAGCAAGCTTATTAGCTAGTCGCCAAGCAAGATCAAGGAGTGACTGGGAAAGTATAAAGGATTCTCTGGGGACCAATTTGGCTGCATATCCCACCTTGGAAgggatgaaaaatatattaaaccTTAGCTACATTAATCTTCCTCTTCGTCTCCGGGCATGTTTTCTGTATCTCGGTATGTATCCTGAGGACCGCGAGATCAGGAGGGATGATCTGACACGACAATGGGTAGCCGAAGGCTTTGTCAGTGGTCCTCATGGGGCAGATTTGGAGGAAGTTGCCAAAAGTTATTTCAATGAGCTTATCAACAGAAGCATGATTCAGCCTGGTAAAGAAAACATGTACGGAGAGGTGGATTATTGCAGAGTGCACGATCTGATGCTTGATTTGATTTTAAGCAAGTGTACCGAGAACAACTTTCTGAGTGCAGCACACGGCTATGAAGAGATGGAAAGAATGCATGGGTGCAACTACAAGATTCGTCGATTATCCCTGAGCTTGAGCGCAGGTGGCGCGGCAACACCAGGTTTGACCGCACCTGCTACTAGCCTGTCACAGGTTCGATCATTTGCAAGGTTTGGAGATTCCAAGTACACACCTCCTCTTTGTCTGTTTGAGTATCTCCGGGTGCTAGTCTTTGAGTTTTCAGGATATTTGGACATGACAATCGACCTCAGTGCTATCGGGCACTTGTTTCTGCTGAGGTATTTGAAGGTTTCAGCGGAATCGGCGAGTATAAATCTCCCTGTTGAAGTTAAAGGGCTTGTTCATCTGGAGACTCTGGAGATGTCCTGCTTGTCAGCGCAAAGCTTACCGTCAGATGTGGTTTGCTTGCCCAATTTGTTCCGTCTGATCCTTCGGTGTGATAATGGGCTGCCTCAAGGGATCCGGAACATGAAATCCATCCGCACCCTGCATTGTTTTGGCATGTGGAAGAGCTCGGTGGAGGATATCAAGGGACTGGGCGAGCTGACCACTCTGAGGGACTTGCAGCTGGAGTCGCGGTACGGAGGCGGTTTAACGGAGGATGGCGTGGATGCTTTGGTCTCCTCCGTTGGAAAGCTCCGTGGCCTCAAGCGCCTCTCTCTCGATTGCCAGCGTGCACGCTATGACCACCGGCTGGAGTCATTACCGGATCATCCTCTTCCCCGCATCGAGGTACTGGATCTGAGATGGTGGCGGTTGGTAAGAGTGCCCCAATGGATCGGTGGTCTCCGCTGCCTCCAGGTCCTCTATCTATCCATTGCTCAATTCTCGTCGGAGAACGTTCGTGTTCCTGGAATGCTGCCCTCGCTCGTCGATGCCACCTTCGAAGTGGTGGATATCCCTCAGGACAAGGTGGTGGTGGGCACGGGACTATTCCCGGCTCTGGAGCGCGTGGATTTCTGCGCTCGTGAAGAAGATGCCACGGCATACCTAGGCTTCGAGGCAGGAGCCATGCCCAAGCTACGGACGCTCTGGTTCGAGTTCGGGCTGCGGGAGTGGGGCGGGGTGACGCCGGGCGGCATGCACAACCTGTTAGCCCTCGAGCAGATCTACGTCCGTCTCTGGCACATGGGCAACGTGACACCTGAGCAACCGGAACAAGTGCTCAGAGACTTCGAGTCCGCGTTCGACGACGTCTCGCGGGCGCACCCAGCACGTCCTGCCGTTTCTGTCACATGGTTGTAGTTACCAGCTTGTTTCTGATTTGCAAGTACGGTGGGTGATAgtgatttgtttttccttgCCTTGGCTTGTTAAGTTTCTAATTTGTACTGCTAGCTTGTTTCCGATTTGTATACTATCACCAAAATATGTGTGTTGATTGCAACCCTGGTGAGTTCCAATTCTATCggccaaaacaaaaaatcgaGAACTTGTCCAAAACACGTGCTCTTTGTCTTGGTTACCAAAATTTCCAAACAGAGGCATATAAATCTGGAAAGAGAGAGTGCCAACCTTGAAATTCAAAGTTCTGGTAGTGGGAAATAAATGATGTGGCAATCAACGCATGCCTGGCGGCAGGAACACACTGGGCTGGGCCCTCGAGTGAGCTGTGAGCCACAGGCGCCGGTCGTGCCGGGCTCCTCGCTCCTGACACCTCGCTCCTGTAGTGGGCTAGTGCTCCACTACAGGAAGCAACCGCAAAATCCTTCAAAATCGGAAGTTGCTGAGATAATTTGAGTTTTCCATACATGATACATGCCCTGAATGGTTGTGAAAACTGACAATTTCTGTCATGCATAATGCCGTTGCATTGCTAGCTTTGCGGTTTTTTCGTTTCATGTTTGCTCCCCACCATGAAGAGTAACATCCCCTTGACTGCTAAACTGCGCTGCCGGTTTGCACCAGAAATGCTTTTTCTCCCTTTCTTTTCCCGCTCAGCGTCCTTATGCCTAATGAATCAACAATTTAGTCTTTAAACTAAGACATGCAAGTATTTGGTAACCAAACCAAATCGTTTCATTCAGTAATGCATACATTGTTTCTTTTAGACATTGACATTGAAGTAACAAAAATATTCAGAGTTTCAATGGTTTGTAAACGGCAAGTACCTAAAAGTTCAGAAATTGGAA includes:
- the LOC100846821 gene encoding disease resistance protein RPP13, which produces MAEIVSATSGVMNPLLGKLTALLGEEYKKLTGVRKQASFLKDELSAMKALLDKLELMDEPDPLAKDWRDHVREMSYDMENCIDDFIHDLGVGGADAKVGFVRKTAQRLRRLGRRHKIADRIEELKVLALEVNERRLRYKVDDYINSASGAVPVDPRISAIYKEAAGLVGIDGPREEIVNWLTASVRKLNVVSIVGFGGLGKTTLAKQVYDEIRGKFECMAFVSVSQRPDMTSLLSGLQLKLRVDESRRAHEVTDIIDRLREHLKNKRYLIVVDDLWDQSAWDTIRCVFPEGDNGGTVIVTTRLDDVACAACHDHHGYIYRMKPLAKEDSKRLFFSRVFRSEDGCPPQFQEVSTQILKKCGGLPLAIITIASLLASRQARSRSDWESIKDSLGTNLAAYPTLEGMKNILNLSYINLPLRLRACFLYLGMYPEDREIRRDDLTRQWVAEGFVSGPHGADLEEVAKSYFNELINRSMIQPGKENMYGEVDYCRVHDLMLDLILSKCTENNFLSAAHGYEEMERMHGCNYKIRRLSLSLSAGGAATPGLTAPATSLSQVRSFARFGDSKYTPPLCLFEYLRVLVFEFSGYLDMTIDLSAIGHLFLLRYLKVSAESASINLPVEVKGLVHLETLEMSCLSAQSLPSDVVCLPNLFRLILRCDNGLPQGIRNMKSIRTLHCFGMWKSSVEDIKGLGELTTLRDLQLESRYGGGLTEDGVDALVSSVGKLRGLKRLSLDCQRARYDHRLESLPDHPLPRIEVLDLRWWRLVRVPQWIGGLRCLQVLYLSIAQFSSENVRVPGMLPSLVDATFEVVDIPQDKVVVGTGLFPALERVDFCAREEDATAYLGFEAGAMPKLRTLWFEFGLREWGGVTPGGMHNLLALEQIYVRLWHMGNVTPEQPEQVLRDFESAFDDVSRAHPARPAVSVTWL